The genomic DNA GATCAGCCCGTTCGAGATTCGCTCCCACGAGTGTTGCCCGGCTCAGATCTGCTTGACAGAGCTCGGCGCGTTTGGCATCCGGGTTTCCCCGATATTCCACCCATCGTTCATGCGAACGCACGAGAGCTTGCAATGTTTTGGCCGGGACAGATTTCTTCTTGTAGGGACTCTTACACATAGGGACCGTGGTCGCCGCCGCCTGGGAGGATGATGGACCGGCCGCCCCGGCCCATGAGGCGTGAAGTCCGAGGACGACGATAATGCCCACAACAATGGTCCTGATGGACAAGCGCTTCATCTCATGTCTCCTTCGCGGTTAGAGCCTGCGGTCAACCGTCTGCGCTAAGCCTTGCAAAGCCAAGGAAATCCGAACGTCATAGGGCGGCACCGTCTCCAGGGCTCGCAGCGATTCGGGAAGTTGTTCCACCTGCGCCGCTGCATGACGCCGCAGTTCGACCAATTCCGGCCATGACGCAAGGCGGCAGCCGTTCTTCATAACAGGTTGAAGCAGCGGTTCACCCGGCAATCGATCATCATGCGTCGTGACGATGTCGTGGTCCATATGTCCGTCGTCCCCAAGATATCGATAGACTTGTTTGCGGCCGGGCCAGGTAGCCTTGCCTTCCGATCGCTTGCGACAGGAACGTCCCCCATATTCTTGAAGTTTGTAGACGCAGTCCAACGAAGGGGCGTCAGAGGAGGTCGTCACCGCCGTGCCGACGGCGAAGCTGTCGATCGGCGCGCGGCTTTGGATCAGATCTCTCAGGCGATATTCATCCAGGTTGCCACTGGCAAGAATCTGGGCGTGAGGCAAGCCTCCTTCATCGAGGACACGTCGCACCTTTCGTGCATGGTCGGCCAGATCACCGCTGTCTAACCGTACTCCTTTGACGGTGATGCCCTTGGTTTTCAGTGTCAGCGCCAAGGACACGACCTTGTCGGCGGCGGCCTCCGTGTCGTAGGTGTCGATGAGAAGGATGACGTTGGCCGGTTGAGTGTGTGCAAAATGCTCAAAGGCAACGCTTTCATCTTCGTGGGCTTGCACGAATGAATGGGCCATGGTTCCGTGCAGAGGAATTCGATACGCCATGCCGGCCAGATAGCTGGCCCGCGCGGCGAGGAGCCCGGCTTCGGCACCGTGCGCGCGGCGAAGCCCAAAATCGATGAGCGGCTTTCCTCCTGCGGCCAGCACGGAGCGCGCCGCTTTGGAGGCCACCATGGTTTGAAAGTTCAACAGGTTTATCACGCGACTCTCAATGAGCTGAGCCTCAGGGAGCGGGGCGACAATTTTGAAGATCGGCTCGTGGGGAAAGAAAATCGTTCCTTCCGCCATGGCTTCCACATCCCCGGTGAACCGCAGCGTTTCCAGGTAGTGAAGAAGCTGTGAACTGAACCGCCCGGATTGATCCAGCCAGGCCAGTTCTTCCTTGGAAACGCGTAACTCAGAAAGATAGTCCAACACCTGTTCGAGACCGGCCGCCATCAGGAAGTTTCGATGGGCCGGCAGTTTACGCACAAAGAACTCGAACACGGCCGGTTCGTCCATCCCTTGTTCTAAGTAGGCCTGGGCCATCGTGAGCTCATACAGATCCGTCAGCAGAGCGCTGGCCGAAGGATTCATATCCTCAGCATCTCCCAGCGAACAGGCGCGGCTCCCAGGCACA from Nitrospira sp. includes the following:
- a CDS encoding Nicotinate phosphoribosyltransferase, producing MNPSASALLTDLYELTMAQAYLEQGMDEPAVFEFFVRKLPAHRNFLMAAGLEQVLDYLSELRVSKEELAWLDQSGRFSSQLLHYLETLRFTGDVEAMAEGTIFFPHEPIFKIVAPLPEAQLIESRVINLLNFQTMVASKAARSVLAAGGKPLIDFGLRRAHGAEAGLLAARASYLAGMAYRIPLHGTMAHSFVQAHEDESVAFEHFAHTQPANVILLIDTYDTEAAADKVVSLALTLKTKGITVKGVRLDSGDLADHARKVRRVLDEGGLPHAQILASGNLDEYRLRDLIQSRAPIDSFAVGTAVTTSSDAPSLDCVYKLQEYGGRSCRKRSEGKATWPGRKQVYRYLGDDGHMDHDIVTTHDDRLPGEPLLQPVMKNGCRLASWPELVELRRHAAAQVEQLPESLRALETVPPYDVRISLALQGLAQTVDRRL